One window of Corynebacterium doosanense CAU 212 = DSM 45436 genomic DNA carries:
- the cls gene encoding cardiolipin synthase has translation MNINLDQNTWQVVILVLDYAIKIAAVGIVPEGRRPSSSNAWLLLILLLPVVGLPLFLLMGSPYINRRRHRIQQEANAMIEDVHNGTPDEPENVDFGPELSSILHLSRALTGFPAVLGHNRGLWADYNQAMQRLADAIDEAEEYIHVEIYITAWDETTDVFFRALERAVDRGVQVRYLFDQIGSLKYPGYRKLGKRLTEIGIDWQPMLPLAPWRGRFRRPDLRNHRKIVVIDGDVGFIGSINMIDRSYLMRANRRIGRQWVDYLVEFTGPIVASFESMFAVDWYTESGEALDIRPPHDIGGQPGDANVVQLVPSGPGYTTSPNLRVFTSLIHHAKHRLIICSPYFVPDESILEAVTTAAYRGVRVELLVSEKGDQFFVHHAQSSYYQSLLEAGIHIYQFPEPFVLHSKFVLADPDDEGLAPVGALGSSNLDMRSFGLNYESTVLVAEGDLIDQLRHLAENYQAVSRVLTLARWNRRGWARRYVDNVAKLTSALQ, from the coding sequence GTGAACATCAACCTCGACCAGAACACCTGGCAGGTTGTCATCCTGGTGCTCGACTACGCCATCAAGATCGCCGCGGTGGGAATCGTGCCGGAGGGCAGGCGGCCGTCGTCAAGCAATGCCTGGCTGCTGCTCATCCTCCTGCTGCCCGTGGTGGGCCTGCCCCTGTTCCTGCTCATGGGTTCGCCGTACATCAACCGTCGCCGCCACCGCATCCAGCAGGAGGCGAACGCGATGATCGAGGACGTGCACAACGGCACGCCCGACGAGCCGGAGAACGTCGACTTCGGCCCCGAGCTCAGCTCGATCCTCCACCTCTCGCGCGCGCTCACCGGCTTTCCGGCTGTGCTCGGGCACAACCGGGGCCTGTGGGCGGACTACAACCAGGCGATGCAGCGCCTGGCCGACGCCATCGACGAGGCCGAGGAATACATCCATGTGGAGATCTATATCACCGCGTGGGACGAGACCACCGACGTGTTCTTCCGCGCGCTGGAACGTGCCGTGGACCGGGGTGTCCAGGTGCGTTACCTCTTCGACCAGATCGGGTCGCTGAAGTACCCCGGCTACCGCAAGCTGGGCAAACGGCTCACCGAGATCGGGATCGACTGGCAACCGATGCTCCCGCTGGCTCCGTGGCGTGGCCGCTTCCGCCGCCCGGACCTGCGCAATCACCGCAAGATCGTGGTCATCGACGGCGACGTCGGCTTCATCGGCTCCATCAACATGATCGACCGCAGCTACCTCATGCGTGCCAACCGCCGGATCGGGCGCCAGTGGGTGGACTACCTCGTGGAGTTCACCGGGCCCATTGTCGCATCCTTCGAGTCGATGTTCGCCGTGGACTGGTACACCGAGTCGGGCGAGGCCCTGGACATCCGCCCGCCGCATGACATCGGCGGCCAGCCGGGCGACGCCAACGTGGTGCAGCTCGTCCCCTCGGGCCCCGGCTACACCACCTCGCCCAACCTGCGGGTGTTCACCTCGCTCATCCACCACGCCAAACACCGGCTGATCATCTGCTCGCCGTACTTCGTGCCCGACGAATCCATCCTCGAGGCCGTGACCACCGCCGCGTACCGGGGCGTGCGGGTGGAGCTGCTCGTCTCCGAGAAGGGCGACCAGTTCTTTGTCCACCACGCGCAGTCGTCGTACTACCAGAGCCTTCTCGAGGCCGGGATCCACATCTACCAGTTCCCCGAGCCCTTTGTCCTACACTCCAAGTTCGTCCTCGCCGACCCCGACGACGAGGGCCTGGCCCCCGTGGGCGCGTTAGGCTCCTCGAACCTGGACATGCGCTCCTTCGGCCTCAACTACGAGTCGACGGTGCTCGTCGCCGAGGGGGATCTCATCGATCAGCTGCGTCACCTGGCCGAGAACTACCAGGCCGTCTCCCGCGTGCTGACCCTGGCACGCTGGAACCGGCGCGGCTGGGCCAGGCGCTACGTGGACAACGTCGCCAAGCTCACGTCCGCTCTCCAGTAA
- a CDS encoding multidrug effflux MFS transporter has protein sequence MTSPEPDSYRFSPLLLTSIALLSASAPFSIDMYLPAMPQIAESLGTTAPMVQLTLSGFVMGLAVGQLIIGPVSDGLGRKKLMVGGAVVALLAAVLAATASGIGVLIAARVIQGLGSGACMVVSRAVIPDLAGGRTAAKAFAVMMSIQTLAPVIAPLVGGLLVAPLGWRGLFWVLAGLAGVQLLAAALVIPESRPVEKRSRVTARYVFGNYAHVLRNAGYRGYLLTVVFVFMTLFCYLSASPFLIQDEMGYSPRVFALVFGLNAVGLLVGNLVNARLIDMVDPRRIMRGACLVYVASALTLLAVMLSGTPAHWPVFALLFVSVSTQGLIQTNALSLGQLQVRSHAGSAAALMGFFQFTAAGAVGPLMGLGDSAGLAMALGMACFSVVAAGAAWRATGRQASVD, from the coding sequence ATGACCTCGCCTGAGCCGGACAGTTACCGGTTTTCGCCCCTGCTGCTGACGTCGATAGCCTTGTTGTCGGCGTCGGCGCCGTTCTCGATCGACATGTATCTGCCGGCGATGCCGCAGATCGCGGAGTCCCTGGGCACCACCGCGCCGATGGTCCAGCTCACGCTCTCGGGATTTGTCATGGGCCTGGCGGTGGGCCAGCTCATCATCGGCCCCGTCTCGGACGGCCTGGGGCGTAAGAAACTCATGGTCGGCGGCGCGGTCGTCGCCCTGCTGGCGGCTGTGCTGGCCGCAACCGCCTCGGGCATCGGCGTTCTCATCGCCGCCCGGGTGATCCAGGGCCTGGGCAGCGGCGCGTGCATGGTCGTCTCCCGCGCGGTCATCCCGGATCTCGCGGGCGGGCGCACCGCGGCGAAGGCGTTTGCGGTGATGATGTCCATCCAGACGCTCGCCCCGGTGATCGCCCCGCTGGTGGGCGGCCTGCTCGTCGCCCCGCTCGGCTGGCGCGGGCTGTTCTGGGTGCTCGCGGGCCTCGCGGGTGTCCAGCTCCTCGCCGCCGCGCTGGTCATCCCGGAGTCGCGGCCGGTGGAGAAACGTTCACGGGTGACGGCGCGCTACGTCTTCGGCAACTACGCCCACGTGCTGCGCAACGCCGGCTACCGCGGCTACCTGCTCACCGTCGTCTTCGTCTTCATGACCCTCTTCTGCTACCTCTCCGCCTCGCCGTTTCTCATCCAGGACGAGATGGGTTACTCCCCGCGGGTCTTCGCCCTGGTCTTCGGCCTCAACGCCGTGGGTCTGCTGGTGGGCAACCTGGTCAACGCCCGGCTGATCGACATGGTCGATCCCCGGCGGATCATGCGGGGCGCGTGTCTGGTCTACGTCGCGTCCGCGCTCACCCTGCTGGCGGTCATGCTCTCCGGCACGCCGGCGCACTGGCCGGTCTTTGCGCTGCTGTTTGTCAGCGTGTCCACCCAGGGCCTCATCCAGACCAACGCCCTCTCGCTGGGTCAGCTGCAGGTCCGCTCCCACGCCGGGTCCGCCGCGGCGCTCATGGGATTCTTCCAGTTCACCGCGGCCGGAGCGGTCGGCCCACTCATGGGTCTCGGCGACAGCGCCGGGCTGGCGATGGCACTGGGGATGGCGTGTTTCTCCGTCGTCGCGGCGGGTGCCGCGTGGCGCGCGACGGGCCGGCAGGCGAGCGTCGATTAG
- a CDS encoding ABC transporter permease, with product MFFNTLKSEWTKLRSTASFWWTTSLVFVISVGVAAIITSAGNTVDTAGTEGAVSMGASPFVLTMPFTTVGLPILLIQAIMVVTTEYRFGLVPQNFLATPTRWPVLLAKFVLYAVIAAVISFLVVVLSYLVSQLLQSGDTANLTSPFEDETGKRLLWAIPLATVVAVLFVQGLGMLVRQTAGAVAITIIWLLGFDQFLRLIPKAGDDIAKTMPFQNMNNFLRDLPFEGTEWSSWSSLGVFALWAVVAWVAGLVLTLKRDA from the coding sequence ATGTTCTTCAACACCCTCAAGTCCGAGTGGACCAAACTCCGCTCCACCGCGTCGTTCTGGTGGACCACTAGCCTGGTCTTTGTTATCAGCGTCGGCGTCGCGGCGATCATCACCTCGGCCGGCAACACGGTTGATACGGCAGGCACCGAAGGCGCGGTGTCCATGGGCGCGAGCCCATTCGTGCTCACCATGCCGTTCACCACCGTCGGCCTGCCCATCCTGCTCATCCAGGCGATCATGGTGGTCACCACCGAGTACCGCTTCGGGCTGGTCCCGCAGAACTTCCTGGCCACGCCGACCCGATGGCCGGTGCTGCTGGCCAAGTTCGTGCTCTACGCCGTGATCGCCGCGGTCATCTCCTTCCTCGTGGTGGTGCTGTCCTACCTGGTCAGCCAGCTCCTGCAGTCGGGCGACACCGCGAATCTGACCTCCCCGTTCGAGGATGAGACGGGCAAGCGCCTGCTCTGGGCCATTCCGCTGGCCACGGTGGTGGCGGTGCTCTTCGTCCAGGGTCTGGGCATGCTCGTGAGGCAGACGGCGGGAGCGGTGGCCATCACCATCATCTGGCTGCTCGGCTTCGACCAGTTCCTGCGCCTGATCCCGAAGGCGGGCGACGACATCGCCAAGACCATGCCGTTCCAGAACATGAACAACTTCCTCCGGGACCTGCCGTTCGAGGGGACCGAATGGTCCTCCTGGTCCTCGCTCGGGGTCTTCGCCCTCTGGGCCGTCGTGGCCTGGGTCGCGGGCCTGGTGCTCACGCTTAAACGCGATGCGTGA
- a CDS encoding ABC transporter ATP-binding protein, translated as MIEAVGLTKQYRGVRAVDDLSFTVKPGVVTGFLGPNGAGKSTTMRMLVGLDNPTAGRAAINGVNYRDIRCPITEVGALLDAKAVHPNRSAAAHLKWIAQANGIPVSRVDEVLGLVGLSDVAGKKAGGFSLGMGQRLGLAGALLGDPGVLLLDEPVNGLDPEGIRWVRGLMQTLAREGRTVLVSSHLLSEMAQTAENLVVIGQGKLIADTTVQDFIREHSTRTVVVRAEHLAEFGAALTEEGIGFTEGRDSEGRPSLLVQDRSSDEIGALAYSTGVMLSELSEKAASLEEAFFQMTEGSVQYHGNSAAPAPAPAPKAALPDEK; from the coding sequence ATGATTGAAGCAGTTGGCCTGACCAAACAGTACAGAGGCGTGCGCGCAGTCGACGACCTGTCGTTCACGGTCAAGCCCGGCGTGGTCACGGGATTCCTCGGCCCCAACGGCGCGGGTAAGTCCACGACGATGCGCATGCTCGTCGGTCTGGACAACCCCACCGCGGGCAGGGCGGCGATCAACGGCGTCAACTACCGCGACATCCGGTGCCCGATCACGGAGGTGGGCGCGCTGCTCGATGCCAAGGCCGTGCATCCCAACCGCTCCGCCGCCGCGCACCTGAAGTGGATCGCCCAGGCGAACGGCATCCCCGTCAGCCGCGTCGACGAGGTGCTCGGACTGGTTGGCCTCAGCGACGTCGCCGGCAAGAAGGCCGGCGGCTTCTCGCTGGGCATGGGGCAGCGCCTCGGCCTGGCGGGGGCACTGCTCGGTGATCCCGGCGTGCTGCTTCTCGACGAGCCCGTCAACGGACTCGACCCCGAGGGCATCCGCTGGGTCCGCGGACTCATGCAGACGCTCGCCCGGGAGGGCCGCACGGTGCTCGTCTCCTCCCACCTCTTGTCCGAGATGGCGCAGACCGCGGAGAACCTCGTGGTCATCGGCCAGGGCAAACTCATCGCGGACACGACGGTGCAGGACTTCATCCGCGAGCACTCCACCCGCACGGTGGTGGTGCGCGCCGAGCACCTCGCGGAGTTCGGCGCCGCCCTGACCGAGGAGGGCATCGGTTTCACCGAGGGCCGGGACTCCGAGGGCCGGCCGAGCCTGCTGGTGCAGGACCGTTCCTCCGACGAGATTGGCGCGCTGGCGTACTCGACCGGCGTGATGCTCTCCGAGCTGTCGGAGAAGGCCGCGTCCCTGGAGGAGGCGTTCTTCCAGATGACCGAGGGGTCCGTGCAGTACCACGGCAACTCGGCCGCACCCGCGCCGGCGCCTGCGCCGAAGGCAGCCCTCCCGGACGAGAAGTAA
- a CDS encoding NUDIX domain-containing protein, protein MIGDGNGWSAAPRGAKVWGRFGAAGLFLVAQRPTGGDEPEVLLQHRAPWTASGGTWALPGGARDSHETPVDAALREAVEETAVDPAAVEVLDTQVTAGPFAADPERPELCGDWSYTCVLALTVGGDRLLVTHNDEALELAWVPLSQLETRNLLPAFAAAVPVLRERVLGLLR, encoded by the coding sequence ATGATCGGTGACGGCAATGGATGGTCCGCAGCTCCGCGCGGTGCGAAGGTGTGGGGGAGATTCGGGGCGGCGGGCCTGTTCCTCGTGGCGCAGCGCCCCACCGGCGGTGACGAGCCCGAGGTGCTGCTGCAGCACCGCGCGCCGTGGACGGCCAGCGGCGGGACGTGGGCCCTGCCGGGTGGCGCCCGAGACTCGCATGAGACGCCTGTCGACGCCGCCCTGCGCGAGGCAGTGGAGGAAACCGCCGTCGACCCCGCGGCGGTGGAGGTGCTGGACACGCAGGTCACGGCCGGGCCCTTCGCGGCCGACCCGGAACGCCCGGAGCTCTGCGGCGACTGGAGTTACACCTGCGTCCTCGCCCTGACTGTCGGCGGCGACCGGCTACTGGTGACCCACAACGACGAGGCGCTCGAGCTCGCGTGGGTCCCGCTGAGCCAGCTGGAGACCCGCAATCTACTGCCCGCCTTCGCCGCCGCGGTGCCTGTCCTGCGGGAGCGCGTGCTGGGTCTCCTCCGGTAG